AACCATACCCATCTTTCTTTTATTAACGGGGATCGTATTAATTACTTGATCATCAACCTTAATGGCACCTCCCTCGATAGAGTTAAACCCAATAATCATCCTCAGTAGTGTTGTTTTCCCACAACCTGATGGCCCAAGTAGAGTGAATAATTCACCTGGTTTAATCGTTAATGACAGTCCGTTTATAACGGTATGATCCTCATACTTCTTAACTACTTTATCGATATGAATAGCTACACTCATGGATAATCTCTCCCTTCGTCTCTATAAAAAATAGACATGCAGAGATCCTCTCGTACTCTGCATATCCAGCTGATTAATTCATTGATTGTTCGAGTACATCTACATAACGAGCTGTAATGTCATCCGTGTTTTCGATAATATAATCCTCATCATAATCCTCAAATAAAGAGATCTCATCCTGAGGAGTCATATAATCCGCTACCTCTACACCATCACGCAATGGGCGAACCGTTAGCTCCATACCAGTGCGACTTTGCACTTCTTCAGATAGTACATAATCGATAAACTTCTGAGCGCCCTCTAAATTATCTGTTCCTTTGATAATTTGTACAGACTGACCAGGATAGATAACACCTTCAGTTGGGAACACCACATCAACTGCTGCTCCACTTTGCATGTAATGAATAACCGGATCTTCCCACGTTAGACCAACCACATACTCGCCATCAGCTACACCACGATGCACCTGACCCGAGCTACCCTGAACCTTACCATCAAGATTAGCAAGGAATTCTTCAACAAAATCCCATGCCTCATCAGCCATTGGATCTCCATCTCCCGCTGCATACAGCATCGCTACAAGTGATTGGAAAGCAGAGCTTGAATTAACGGGATCACCAAACGCAATACGTCCCTTTAACTCTGGATTTAAAAGATCCTGAAAGCTATCAATTTGAATATCACCCGCAAGATCTGTATTTACAATAAACACCGTTGGATCCGAAAACGCTTGGAGAGAAAAAGCCTGTTGTATTCTTAAAGCCTTCCATCATAAACTCATCCTCAGGAGAAACGTACTCCTCAAACAAATCCGTCTTATCATGCAGCATCGTCACGTCCGCTGCCCAGAGAATATCCCCCTGCGGATTATTACGCTCCGACTCCACTCGTGTCACAACCTCACCCGTTCCCGCCGAAATCGTCTGCACCTTGATGCCCGTTTCTTTCTCAAAGCTTGGAATGACCGCCTCGTTCAAGTTCTCACTCCGAGTCGTATAGATTACAAGCTCTCCTTCACCAGAACCTGAACTTGAATCCCCACAACCAACCATCAACGCAGCAGCTCCGGCTGTTAATACAACTAATTTAAGCGCTTTCATAATAACCCCTCCTCTTTACTAGCTAGCTCTATCGTATAGCAGAGACCCGGAAGCCGGAATCCTAAAATTGATAAAATATATCTGATATTTGCTAAGCACATAGAAAAAAGCTGACCAAGTTTATCTTAGTCAGCTTTTTTCATTACCTATTACGCCTGCTTCAACAAATGTTTTCCACTTGTTTGATTCGGATCTTGTAACTCCAACACCTCTGCTGTTGTAGCATGAACGTGATCGAGCAGTTCTTGGTTATTCATTAGAAATTGTCCGTATGAAGGTACCATTTCTTTGATCTTTGCATCCCACTCCTGCATGCGCTCTGGGAAACATCGATTTATGACATCAAGCATCACGTGAACAGCTGTTGAGGCACCAGGCGACGCACCGAGCAGTGCGGCGATGGAGCCATCCTCTGCACTAATAACCTCTGTACCAAACTGAAGTGTACCTTTGCCGCCAGCTTCCGTGTCCTTAATAACCTGCACACGTTGACCGGCAATGACTAAGTCCCAATCCTCTGATTTGGCATTTGGAATAAAATCACGTAAATCATTCATGCG
The nucleotide sequence above comes from Alkalicoccobacillus plakortidis. Encoded proteins:
- a CDS encoding extracellular solute-binding protein; this translates as MFIVNTDLAGDIQIDSFQDLLNPELKGRIAFGDPVNSSSAFQSLVAMLYAAGDGDPMADEAWDFVEEFLANLDGKVQGSSGQVHRGVADGEYVVGLTWEDPVIHYMQSGAAVDVVFPTEGVIYPGQSVQIIKGTDNLEGAQKFIDYVLSEEVQSRTGMELTVRPLRDGVEVADYMTPQDEISLFEDYDEDYIIENTDDITARYVDVLEQSMN
- a CDS encoding extracellular solute-binding protein; protein product: MKALKLVVLTAGAAALMVGCGDSSSGSGEGELVIYTTRSENLNEAVIPSFEKETGIKVQTISAGTGEVVTRVESERNNPQGDILWAADVTMLHDKTDLFEEYVSPEDEFMMEGFKNTTGFFSPSVFGSNGVYCKYRSCG